The genomic interval TGTTAACCGTTACAACCATTATAGGAAATGTCAAAAATAATCTAGACTTGAATCAAAAGTATAAAGAGTCATTAAATAAAAATACCCTCGAAACCATAACAATTCAGAGATCTGAAACTGAAAAAGTTAGGATGAGAAAAGTTTCAGATAAAGAAACTGATGTAGGATTTATTTTGCCCTCTAGGACTCATTTGAGAGATGGGGATGTAGTATTTTTAGACGATACTAAAATGATAATCATAAAATTATCTCCAGAGCTTGTGGCTATTCTGAATATCAAAAAGAATATTGCTCCTCCTCATAAGGATGATGGTGGGGACAGCAACAAGAGTAACCATGACCATGACCATGACCATGACCATGACCTTACAAATGTCGCAATAAAAGTTGGTCACACCATTGGAAACTTACATAGACCGCTGAAAATCAGTGATGGTAATATTATATTTCCTATTCAAACTCCAGATGAGATAAATCTATTTTTAAGGCTCCTGTCTGGCTTAAAAGACTATGTAGAAATTAGAACAGAAACTCTTATTTTCGAACCCGATCAAGGATTTGATATTCATGCACACTGACAAGAACGAGGGGCCGTCACAAACTTCTATATCTATTGATGATCTAAGTTTTTTACAATTATCTGATTCTTTTTTTCCAACTGGATTATATACTACCTCGAACGGATTGGAACTCCTGTTTTATAATAAAAATAGAAAACTATCATATGGTGAAATTTCAGATTTTATAAAGGCCTACCTAGTTCAACAAATGGGACCCACCGACTGTTGTGTTATAGGGAATATATATGATAGTCTACAAAAGAAGGATTTTCCTTCACTTTTAGATTTGGATATTACATATTATTTCATGAGATTGATAGATGAAACCCGCTCTGCCTCAACTAGGTCAGGTATTCAATTTTTAAGATGTGTCTCTACATTTGTAAAAGAAAATGAAAATCTGACCTTTTATTCAAAAAGCATAAAGGACGGCCTGGCCAAGGGCGTTTTTCCTGTGTCATACGCAATAGGTTGTAATTCTTTGAATTTAACAAAAGAGAAGTCTGGTTTGATGTTACTATATGGTTTTGTGGTTAGCGTTATAGGAGCGGCACTTCGGTTAGGCATTCTTCAGCATTATGAAGGACAAATGATGATCAATGAATTAAAGCCTGTGATGTTAGATACGGTATTAAAAAATATCAAACAACCTGCTAATGAAATGTGGCAATTTATTCCACAGCTAGATATAATCCAAATGCATCATGAGCAGATGGATTCAAAAATGTTTATAACTTGAATTTTTCATTTTATCTTTTGTGGCACTTTTAAGAATTCCCAGAATTGGCATAGGGGGGCCTGTTGGCTCAGGCAAAACAATGTTAATTGAACAATTGGTTCCTATTTTAAAGAAAGAAGGATATGATGTTGGAATCATTTCTAATGATGTAGTTTCTCGAGAAGATGCGGACAGGATGAGAAAAAACCTTGCCACCGAAAAAGGGCTAATGCCTGAAGATCTCGTTATAGGAATAGCTACTGGAGGTTGTCCTCATACAGCAGTGAGAGAAGATCCATCAATTAATATCTCTGTGGTCGAGGAAATGGAAGCCAAACATCCTAATCTTGACTTAATAATAATCGAGAGCGGTGGTGATAATATAACTACCACCTTTAGTCCAGCTCTTGCTGATTATTTCATATACATTATAGATGTTTCCGGAGGTGATAAATATCCTAGAAAACGTGGCCTTGGAATAGAAACATCTGATCTGCTTGTGATTAACAAAATTGACATTGCATCCTTTATCGGTGCTGATTTGAGCATTATGGAACGAGACGCAAAAGTGGTTCGAAATGATAAACCATATGTTTTTGTTAATAGTAAAACTGGTCAAGGCGTCAAAAAGGTTGCTGAACAAATAGTAAAAGATGTATTGTTTGATGCACCACCAAAATCAGTTGCCGTTAGTTAATCTTTTTGTGATTTTATGAGTGTGTATAATCTTTCTTATTGTACTCCCGACAATATCCCTGCCGAGGTATTAAATTATGATAGTGCTTTAGAGCAGATGGGGGTTGGACAAGCCGGTAAATTAGGTATTTTACAACTAAAGTTAGAAAAGGATTCCATAGTTAACAAGACCTCAATAAAATATCAACACTATAAGGTTCCTCTTTGTATAAAGCGGGCAATGTATCTTGAGGAAACTTGTCCTGAAATGGCTTATATCTATATAATATCTCCGTCTGGGGGAATATTACAAGGTGATAGGTTTAGAATGGATATTGAACTTACAAATTCGGCCAAGGCTCATGTTACTACGCAGAGCGCAACTCGCATTTATAGAATGAACAAGAATTTTGGAACCCAAATAATAAATTTAGATGTTGATAAGAACTGTTACCTCGAATATATTCCTGATCAGATAATCCCTTACAGAGATTCTCGATTCTACCAGGTATCAAACATTAAAGTTCATGATGAAGCGACCTGTATATACTCTGAGATATTAACTCCGGGTAGAGTAGCAAGCAACGAGTCATTTGAATATGATATTTGCTACATGAGGGTCAAATCGGTGAACCAAAATAACAAGTTAAGATTAATTGATATAGCAAAAATAGAACCTAAAAGGGAAAATGTCAAATCCTTTGGGGTGTTAAATAATTACGATATTTTGGGAAATATCTATATTTTGACTCCAGGAGATAAAATAAACCTCATACAAAATGAAATTTTGGAAACTATTTCAGGAATAAAAAATGTAATTGGTGGCTGTACTAGACTACCTGATAATAATGGCCTGCTAATAAGACTGCTTGGTTCATATGTTTATGATATTAGAAATTTGATATATTCAATAGTTGGAATTGTCAGAAAAAATGTATTGAATGTTTCATTTAGCGGGATTCGAAAAATCTAAATTTATTCTTTTATTCATAATATAAATACTTTTTATCTGGTAAAATCGCAAATTAGGTTTTAAAAGAAATTAATAAAATCATTTATAATAAATTTGGATGTCAAAACCTTTTTTCAATAGTTCAAAGTCAAAGTCAAAGTCAATTCTTTGTATAACATTCGCATTAGTATTATCTATTTTGTTTATTGGATCTACAAATTTTGAGTCAAGTCAAAACACTTTTGCACTCAACAAAACTTTGAATGTAGTTACTTCCGTAGCCCCTATTACTAACATAGTCAAAAATATAGGAGGCGACAAAATAAATCTTATAGGTCTTGTTCCAGAAGGAGTTAATTCCCATACATATGAACCAGTCCCATCTGATATTGTAAAATTAGGAGAAGCAGATCTAGTGATAATAAATGGTCTTTATCTCGAAGATCCTATGGAAAGGATCGTAAATACATCATTAAACACGAATCGCAATATTCAATTACTCAAACTTGGAGACAATACTGTTAGTCCCACAGAATGGGTGTTTGATTTTAGTTTCCCAAGAGATCAAGGCCATCCTAACCCGCACTTGTGGCTTAATCCAATATATGCAATGAAATTTGCCAATCTAACCAAAGATAAACTAATTGAGATGGATCCAAATAACAGTGCATACTACACAGAGAATGCTGACAAATATGTTACTTTGTTAAAGAAACTGGATAATGGAATAAAAGAAGCAACCCAAAGCGTTCCTCCTGAGAATAGAAAATTAATTACATATCATGATTCTTGGGCCTATTTTGCTCCTAGATATAACATGACTGTAATAGGAGCAGTACAACCGTCTGACTTTTCAGAACCATCACCACTTGATATTGCAAAATTGATTGATCAGATCAAAGCAGAAAATGTTTCGGCTATATTTGCCTCCGAAGTCTTTTCAAACCGAATCACGGATCAAATAGCCGATGAATCTGGTATCGAAATAGTACAAACTTTAAGTGATGACGCATTACCGGGTAATCTGACAGCTCCTAATCATACATATGTTGGGATGATGCTTGAAAATATGGAAAACATGATAGTCCCGTTGGGAGGAAATGTTAGTAGCCTTTCTGATATAAATCCAGCAAACACCTACGCACCTTAACCTTATATTTTAAAATATTAATAAGCTACATATCTAATACATTTAGGATGGGTTCCTTCGAATATCTAAAAATTACAGGTCT from Candidatus Nitrosocosmicus hydrocola carries:
- the ureG gene encoding urease accessory protein UreG, translated to MALLRIPRIGIGGPVGSGKTMLIEQLVPILKKEGYDVGIISNDVVSREDADRMRKNLATEKGLMPEDLVIGIATGGCPHTAVREDPSINISVVEEMEAKHPNLDLIIIESGGDNITTTFSPALADYFIYIIDVSGGDKYPRKRGLGIETSDLLVINKIDIASFIGADLSIMERDAKVVRNDKPYVFVNSKTGQGVKKVAEQIVKDVLFDAPPKSVAVS
- a CDS encoding urease accessory protein UreD; translation: MSVYNLSYCTPDNIPAEVLNYDSALEQMGVGQAGKLGILQLKLEKDSIVNKTSIKYQHYKVPLCIKRAMYLEETCPEMAYIYIISPSGGILQGDRFRMDIELTNSAKAHVTTQSATRIYRMNKNFGTQIINLDVDKNCYLEYIPDQIIPYRDSRFYQVSNIKVHDEATCIYSEILTPGRVASNESFEYDICYMRVKSVNQNNKLRLIDIAKIEPKRENVKSFGVLNNYDILGNIYILTPGDKINLIQNEILETISGIKNVIGGCTRLPDNNGLLIRLLGSYVYDIRNLIYSIVGIVRKNVLNVSFSGIRKI
- a CDS encoding urease accessory protein UreE; translated protein: MLTVTTIIGNVKNNLDLNQKYKESLNKNTLETITIQRSETEKVRMRKVSDKETDVGFILPSRTHLRDGDVVFLDDTKMIIIKLSPELVAILNIKKNIAPPHKDDGGDSNKSNHDHDHDHDHDLTNVAIKVGHTIGNLHRPLKISDGNIIFPIQTPDEINLFLRLLSGLKDYVEIRTETLIFEPDQGFDIHAH
- a CDS encoding metal ABC transporter substrate-binding protein; its protein translation is MSKPFFNSSKSKSKSILCITFALVLSILFIGSTNFESSQNTFALNKTLNVVTSVAPITNIVKNIGGDKINLIGLVPEGVNSHTYEPVPSDIVKLGEADLVIINGLYLEDPMERIVNTSLNTNRNIQLLKLGDNTVSPTEWVFDFSFPRDQGHPNPHLWLNPIYAMKFANLTKDKLIEMDPNNSAYYTENADKYVTLLKKLDNGIKEATQSVPPENRKLITYHDSWAYFAPRYNMTVIGAVQPSDFSEPSPLDIAKLIDQIKAENVSAIFASEVFSNRITDQIADESGIEIVQTLSDDALPGNLTAPNHTYVGMMLENMENMIVPLGGNVSSLSDINPANTYAP
- a CDS encoding urease accessory protein UreF codes for the protein MHTDKNEGPSQTSISIDDLSFLQLSDSFFPTGLYTTSNGLELLFYNKNRKLSYGEISDFIKAYLVQQMGPTDCCVIGNIYDSLQKKDFPSLLDLDITYYFMRLIDETRSASTRSGIQFLRCVSTFVKENENLTFYSKSIKDGLAKGVFPVSYAIGCNSLNLTKEKSGLMLLYGFVVSVIGAALRLGILQHYEGQMMINELKPVMLDTVLKNIKQPANEMWQFIPQLDIIQMHHEQMDSKMFIT